The following proteins come from a genomic window of Alicyclobacillus dauci:
- a CDS encoding MFS transporter gives MAVNTTSTRYPWLVLSVTSLGVLLTLLNVGTLNVALPVVAKHFNANAETANWILLSYMLFNTVFILIFGRLADMFGRRRLYIIGLSIFTVVSLLIGLAPNIWVLLVLRAIQAAGGAIVITNTTPLLTDAFPEKTLSKGLGINVLIASLAQLAGPVVGGFFASTLGWQWVFWFNVPFGILGVIWAATTLRGMESKGTREPFDVSGNILVFFALGGVILALSEGSTLGWSSPIVLLGLAAFVILTPIFMRIEWTSKSPLMDLHLFGQRRYAMAYVAAFLNSFARSAVVLLMALYYQTINHDTPFTAGLAVLPVTLGMLILSPVAGSLASRYDARVISSLGLALSGVGVAILIVVVGPYGLFVWAAIGMFLVGAGSALFLTPNTASIMTTIDPAHRGTANGLRSMLQNMGQVISTALSLMLVTAGLPKALQASVYAGNEASLPPGDIHLLVLGFRVALVAMLVATVIGILASLVRGEKSAA, from the coding sequence GTGGCTGTTAATACAACCTCAACGCGCTATCCATGGCTTGTTCTTTCAGTAACCAGCTTAGGTGTCCTGCTCACCCTGCTGAACGTCGGAACACTCAACGTGGCGCTTCCCGTGGTGGCAAAACACTTCAACGCGAATGCCGAAACGGCAAACTGGATATTGCTTTCCTATATGTTGTTCAACACGGTCTTTATCTTGATCTTCGGTCGTTTGGCCGACATGTTCGGTCGTCGTCGGCTCTACATCATCGGGCTGTCCATTTTCACAGTCGTGAGCCTCTTGATCGGTCTGGCACCGAACATCTGGGTACTCCTTGTCCTCCGAGCCATTCAGGCGGCTGGCGGGGCCATTGTCATCACCAATACGACACCCCTGCTCACAGATGCGTTCCCAGAAAAGACATTGAGCAAGGGGCTTGGGATCAATGTCTTGATCGCGTCTCTCGCTCAACTGGCCGGTCCTGTCGTAGGCGGATTCTTCGCTTCCACACTCGGTTGGCAGTGGGTGTTCTGGTTCAACGTGCCGTTTGGCATCCTCGGTGTCATCTGGGCTGCCACGACGTTAAGGGGAATGGAATCGAAAGGCACGCGCGAGCCGTTCGACGTGTCGGGGAACATTCTCGTTTTCTTCGCACTGGGCGGTGTCATTCTGGCACTCTCAGAGGGCAGCACGCTCGGCTGGTCGAGTCCGATTGTGCTCTTAGGACTGGCGGCTTTCGTCATACTGACACCGATCTTCATGCGCATTGAGTGGACATCCAAAAGTCCTTTGATGGACTTACACTTGTTCGGGCAGCGGCGGTACGCAATGGCCTACGTCGCAGCTTTTCTGAACTCATTTGCCCGATCCGCCGTCGTCCTGCTCATGGCCCTGTACTACCAGACCATCAATCACGATACGCCGTTCACAGCAGGTCTGGCCGTTCTACCTGTCACACTGGGCATGTTGATTCTGTCGCCCGTTGCGGGGTCCCTTGCCAGTCGCTATGATGCCCGCGTCATATCCAGTCTCGGGCTCGCACTGTCGGGGGTCGGCGTCGCCATTCTGATAGTCGTGGTAGGCCCGTACGGACTGTTCGTGTGGGCGGCAATCGGTATGTTCCTAGTCGGAGCAGGAAGTGCACTGTTCCTCACGCCAAATACGGCGTCCATTATGACAACCATCGATCCAGCCCATCGCGGGACAGCAAATGGCCTTCGATCCATGTTGCAAAACATGGGCCAAGTCATCAGCACCGCCTTGTCGCTCATGCTCGTGACAGCGGGGCTGCCGAAAGCACTGCAAGCCAGTGTCTACGCTGGGAACGAAGCAAGTCTCCCTCCGGGCGACATCCACTTGCTCGTGCTAGGCTTCCGAGTGGCACTCGTCGCCATGCTCGTTGCCACCGTGATCGGGATATTGGCCTCCCTCGTACGCGGAGAAAAATCTGCGGCGTAG
- a CDS encoding response regulator transcription factor gives MIRILIAEDQAMVRGALATLLDLEDDFEVIASVGNGLEAVERAKVLLPDVALLDIEMPKMSGLEVVEKLRSAVPSCRCVLVTTFARPGYMQRAIKAGARGYLLKDAQVEELAAAIRRIVAGDRVMSPELMMAAMECTNPLTDRESEVLRLAAQGMTTRELARTLCLSEGTVRNYLSETMSKLSTNSRQEAIKTAESQGWI, from the coding sequence GTGATCCGAATTCTCATTGCGGAAGACCAGGCCATGGTGCGCGGTGCCTTGGCAACGTTGCTTGACCTGGAGGACGATTTTGAAGTCATCGCCAGTGTGGGCAACGGTCTTGAAGCCGTTGAACGAGCGAAAGTCCTGCTACCGGACGTCGCCTTGCTGGACATCGAGATGCCGAAGATGAGCGGACTCGAAGTCGTTGAAAAGCTACGATCCGCCGTGCCAAGCTGTCGCTGTGTCCTGGTGACGACATTCGCGCGCCCAGGATACATGCAGCGAGCCATCAAGGCAGGAGCCCGAGGGTATTTGCTGAAGGATGCGCAAGTGGAGGAATTGGCGGCGGCCATTCGCCGGATCGTGGCGGGGGACCGCGTCATGAGTCCGGAACTCATGATGGCCGCCATGGAATGCACGAATCCGCTGACGGATCGAGAAAGCGAAGTTTTGCGCCTGGCGGCACAGGGAATGACAACGAGAGAGTTGGCACGCACACTCTGTCTATCTGAGGGCACGGTCCGCAACTACCTGTCCGAGACTATGTCCAAGCTCAGCACGAACTCTCGGCAGGAGGCAATCAAGACGGCTGAATCGCAGGGCTGGATTTAG
- a CDS encoding sensor histidine kinase — protein sequence MNAQFPKKNRRVLYFFLLQLIIPAAYLFPGKPLKVAIGLACIVLFGVIYSLSFAATGNRRVICAIGMMAVMWSMAWWFSPGYFSLVYYPGAVLSFSPIRKLVIGYATLLIGSFTEIYFLYQHYHKSIMADWPSIIGILFGIASMSFMLRYYGKIQEANDKLAAANAEIARLTKVEERARISRDLHDVMGHQLSMITLKAQLATKLLAKGREPDRALTEVRDIEQAAREALTRVREYVADMRQADFGEEWVAAQELLRTAGIECTVADDSQGTETGQAYQVLAMCLREAVTNIVRHSAAKRAFLWVQEKDDGLVHLWIVDDGRGLPAEAEHVTDSSVTDSWSGNGLKGMRARVDSVGGHIAYWWKQTGRQSPILFEAAAHIRWAPSVVLHVSVRRSSQEAETVKEKVQ from the coding sequence ATGAACGCGCAGTTTCCGAAAAAGAACCGGAGGGTGCTATACTTTTTCCTCCTTCAACTCATCATCCCAGCGGCTTACCTGTTCCCTGGCAAGCCGCTCAAAGTCGCTATAGGGCTCGCCTGCATCGTTCTGTTCGGGGTCATCTACTCGTTAAGCTTTGCGGCGACCGGCAACCGACGTGTGATCTGCGCTATCGGTATGATGGCTGTCATGTGGTCGATGGCGTGGTGGTTCAGTCCGGGCTACTTCTCTCTGGTCTATTATCCCGGTGCGGTCTTGTCCTTTTCGCCAATTCGTAAACTGGTTATCGGCTACGCTACGCTGTTAATTGGCAGCTTTACGGAGATTTACTTTCTCTATCAGCATTACCACAAATCCATCATGGCAGATTGGCCCTCCATCATCGGAATATTATTCGGCATCGCGTCTATGTCATTCATGCTTCGCTATTACGGGAAAATTCAAGAGGCGAATGATAAGTTGGCGGCGGCGAACGCCGAGATCGCGCGACTGACGAAAGTGGAGGAGCGTGCCAGAATCAGCCGCGATCTCCACGACGTCATGGGTCATCAACTGTCCATGATCACGCTCAAAGCGCAATTGGCCACCAAACTGCTTGCCAAAGGCCGCGAACCGGATCGCGCTTTGACAGAAGTTCGAGACATTGAGCAGGCTGCGCGCGAGGCCTTGACCCGCGTGCGCGAGTACGTTGCTGACATGCGTCAGGCGGATTTCGGCGAGGAATGGGTGGCGGCGCAGGAGTTGCTGCGCACGGCCGGGATCGAATGCACTGTCGCGGATGACAGTCAAGGGACGGAAACTGGCCAGGCTTATCAAGTTTTGGCCATGTGCCTTCGGGAAGCTGTCACGAACATTGTTCGACACAGTGCTGCGAAAAGGGCGTTTCTCTGGGTACAGGAGAAAGATGATGGACTTGTTCATTTGTGGATCGTGGATGACGGACGCGGGCTGCCAGCCGAGGCGGAACACGTGACGGACAGCAGCGTCACCGATTCGTGGTCGGGTAATGGGCTGAAAGGGATGCGCGCACGTGTAGATTCCGTCGGCGGACACATCGCGTACTGGTGGAAACAGACGGGGCGTCAGTCGCCGATTCTGTTCGAAGCAGCCGCTCACATCCGTTGGGCTCCGAGCGTGGTGCTTCATGTTTCGGTCCGTCGTTCATCTCAAGAAGCAGAGACCGTGAAGGAGAAAGTACAGTGA
- a CDS encoding ABC transporter permease: MSRWLEQCKYEILRNVRNRRFFFFSLLLPIGFYFLYVNLIGRDTQVNGASWATYYMMSMATFSVVGAGLNGLSSRIAFERTQGWLRLVQTTPLSSTNYVTTKIVANLVINVTEVLVLFLAGGLFEHVHLSASEWIFSGLWIAFGGLTFIVLGILIGQLAGMDAAQIVASAVYFLVSITGGLWFPVTMMPSLLKNIANWMPTYHLAHVAWQLVGGGSPSASDFSILLGYLVAFSLIAIWVTGRRGEARVA; this comes from the coding sequence ATGAGCCGCTGGTTGGAGCAGTGTAAATATGAAATTCTACGCAACGTCCGGAATCGTCGCTTCTTCTTTTTCAGCTTACTGTTGCCCATCGGATTCTACTTCCTCTATGTCAACTTGATTGGCCGTGACACGCAAGTGAACGGGGCCAGTTGGGCGACGTACTATATGATGTCCATGGCGACGTTTAGTGTCGTTGGTGCGGGACTGAACGGATTGTCCTCACGCATTGCGTTCGAACGGACGCAGGGGTGGCTTCGGCTCGTCCAGACGACGCCGCTGTCGTCCACAAACTACGTGACGACAAAGATCGTTGCGAACCTCGTCATCAACGTCACGGAAGTGCTTGTTCTGTTCCTCGCTGGTGGCTTGTTCGAGCATGTTCACCTCAGTGCAAGCGAGTGGATCTTTAGCGGGCTGTGGATCGCGTTCGGAGGCCTGACGTTTATCGTTTTGGGGATTCTTATCGGGCAACTCGCGGGAATGGACGCGGCGCAAATCGTCGCTTCGGCCGTTTACTTTCTCGTGTCTATCACAGGTGGACTGTGGTTCCCGGTGACCATGATGCCGTCTCTGTTGAAGAATATCGCAAATTGGATGCCGACCTATCACTTGGCGCATGTGGCTTGGCAGCTTGTTGGGGGCGGATCGCCGTCTGCATCGGATTTCAGTATCTTGCTGGGATACCTCGTGGCATTTTCACTCATCGCCATTTGGGTGACTGGTAGACGGGGTGAAGCACGCGTGGCATAA
- a CDS encoding ABC transporter ATP-binding protein, whose amino-acid sequence MQEAILLDGVSKRFGDKTAVDNVTFSIEAGSIVALLGPNGAGKTTVISMMLGLAKPTAGNVRAFGQSPNKRATRKHYGVMLQQVSLPPKLRVRELVNLFRSYYDHPLDTSTLLKMADLEEHEKKEAVKLSGGQQRRLQYALAMAGDPRIVFLDEPTTGMDVTARRSFWENLRAFAQQDGRTIILTTHHLEEADAIADRILLMQNGRITADGTVDEIKLQAGNRYVAFMAGPQVQSDAIAGLPYVAHAQWSGRHVRIRTKRPDDVLRAAILRNLDVSHFEVSQGHLEDAFVSLTEASAAEEGGTNQ is encoded by the coding sequence GTGCAAGAGGCAATTTTGCTTGACGGTGTGAGCAAGCGGTTTGGTGATAAGACGGCTGTGGACAATGTGACGTTTTCAATAGAGGCCGGATCGATTGTGGCATTGCTTGGGCCAAATGGTGCTGGCAAGACCACGGTCATTTCCATGATGCTGGGGCTTGCAAAGCCAACCGCAGGGAACGTACGGGCATTTGGGCAAAGCCCGAACAAGCGGGCGACGCGCAAGCACTACGGCGTCATGTTGCAGCAGGTGAGTTTGCCGCCGAAGCTCCGGGTGCGGGAACTGGTGAATTTGTTTCGGAGCTACTACGATCATCCACTGGACACAAGCACCCTGCTCAAGATGGCGGACTTAGAGGAGCACGAGAAGAAAGAGGCCGTTAAGTTGAGCGGCGGGCAACAGCGCCGTTTGCAGTATGCGTTAGCGATGGCGGGGGATCCGCGGATCGTCTTCCTTGACGAGCCGACCACGGGGATGGATGTGACTGCGCGGCGATCGTTTTGGGAGAACTTGCGCGCCTTTGCACAGCAGGACGGTCGGACGATTATCCTCACGACACACCATTTGGAAGAGGCGGATGCCATTGCGGATCGGATTTTGTTGATGCAAAACGGTCGCATCACGGCTGATGGAACGGTCGATGAAATCAAGCTGCAGGCGGGCAACCGCTACGTCGCATTCATGGCCGGGCCGCAGGTGCAGTCGGATGCCATCGCGGGGCTTCCCTATGTCGCTCACGCCCAGTGGAGCGGTCGCCACGTACGCATTCGGACGAAACGACCGGACGACGTGTTGCGCGCTGCCATTCTCCGAAACTTGGATGTTTCGCACTTTGAAGTGTCGCAGGGACACCTCGAAGACGCCTTTGTTTCGCTGACGGAGGCAAGTGCAGCAGAAGAGGGAGGGACAAACCAATGA
- a CDS encoding amino acid permease — MNMFRKKPLTDTSKTESVSQLKKSLGPFDVVALGVGAIVGTGIFVLTGVIAAKDAGPGILVSFILAGIACFFAALCYSELAAAVPVAGSAYAYSYSSFGELIAWILGWDLILEYGLACAAVASGWSGYFQGLINGFGLHLPVSLTSAYNPSKGTYFDLPAVLIMLLITFLLTRGAKESARLNAVMVVIKVAVVLLFIVVGAFYVKPANWSPFAPFGFSGIELGGATVFFAYIGFDAVSTSAEEVRNPQRNMPIGILGSLLICTILYIAVSLVLTGMVPYHLLDVKNPVSFALQFVHLNWVAGFVSLAALIGITTVLLVMSYGQTRLIYSMSRDGLLPTRLSAVSKRQVPQLACWTTGIVVSVFAGVVPLDKLAQLVNIGTLFAFAMVSIGVIVLRKTQPQLARPFKVPLMPWLPIVSTLCCGYLLFELPRTTWVSFSIWLVLGLVFYFAYGYRHSALGRSQAVEDGSLRQISG; from the coding sequence ATGAACATGTTCCGCAAAAAACCTCTTACGGACACTTCGAAAACCGAAAGTGTATCGCAATTGAAAAAATCACTTGGCCCGTTCGACGTCGTCGCGCTTGGAGTTGGCGCGATAGTGGGAACGGGTATTTTTGTTCTCACGGGTGTGATCGCAGCGAAAGACGCCGGACCGGGCATTCTGGTTTCCTTTATTCTGGCGGGCATTGCCTGCTTTTTTGCCGCACTGTGCTACTCAGAATTGGCTGCGGCAGTACCCGTTGCCGGCAGCGCATACGCGTATAGTTACTCATCTTTCGGCGAGTTGATCGCCTGGATTTTAGGCTGGGATCTCATTCTCGAGTACGGGCTTGCCTGCGCTGCAGTGGCGAGTGGCTGGTCAGGATACTTCCAAGGATTGATCAATGGATTTGGGTTACATCTCCCAGTCAGTCTCACCAGCGCCTACAATCCCTCGAAGGGTACCTACTTTGATTTGCCAGCCGTGCTGATTATGTTGCTCATTACATTTCTGCTCACGCGCGGCGCAAAGGAATCCGCTCGATTGAATGCCGTCATGGTTGTCATTAAAGTTGCTGTGGTCCTGCTATTTATCGTTGTCGGCGCCTTTTATGTGAAGCCCGCAAACTGGTCGCCATTTGCCCCATTTGGGTTCTCGGGTATCGAATTGGGAGGGGCGACCGTATTCTTCGCCTACATCGGCTTTGACGCAGTGTCAACGTCTGCGGAGGAAGTTCGCAATCCGCAGCGGAACATGCCCATTGGAATTCTTGGCTCTCTCCTGATCTGCACGATCCTCTACATCGCCGTCTCTCTCGTCTTAACCGGCATGGTTCCGTATCATCTTCTCGACGTAAAGAACCCGGTCTCGTTTGCGCTTCAATTTGTTCACCTCAACTGGGTCGCGGGTTTTGTTTCACTCGCGGCACTCATTGGGATCACGACGGTGCTTCTCGTCATGAGTTATGGACAGACGAGGCTCATCTATTCCATGAGCCGCGACGGGCTGTTGCCAACACGACTATCCGCCGTGTCGAAGCGTCAAGTTCCCCAGTTGGCTTGCTGGACGACTGGCATCGTCGTTTCGGTATTCGCCGGTGTTGTCCCCCTCGACAAACTGGCGCAACTTGTTAACATCGGTACGCTTTTTGCATTTGCCATGGTTTCCATCGGGGTCATTGTCCTGCGCAAAACTCAGCCTCAACTGGCTCGTCCGTTCAAAGTTCCTCTGATGCCTTGGCTGCCCATTGTGAGTACCCTTTGTTGCGGGTATCTCTTGTTCGAACTTCCGCGTACGACGTGGGTCAGCTTCTCTATTTGGCTCGTTCTCGGACTCGTGTTCTACTTCGCTTACGGTTATCGACACAGTGCCCTGGGCAGAAGCCAAGCTGTCGAAGACGGAAGTTTGCGGCAAATTAGCGGGTGA
- a CDS encoding acyl-CoA thioesterase has protein sequence MFVSETEIEVRYAETDQMGVVYHANYIIWFEIGRTKLVKDFGLNYLDMEDAGYLAPVLDVQATFKRPVKYGEMATVRTWVEFYNGIKTIYGYEILNEDNELCVSGTTTHVVVAKDSFRPVSMRKVFPNWDEIYERNKK, from the coding sequence GTGTTCGTATCTGAAACGGAAATTGAAGTACGGTACGCTGAAACAGACCAAATGGGTGTTGTTTATCATGCGAACTATATCATTTGGTTTGAAATTGGACGAACAAAATTAGTTAAAGATTTTGGATTGAATTATCTCGATATGGAGGATGCAGGGTATCTTGCACCCGTTTTGGATGTTCAGGCAACGTTTAAAAGACCCGTCAAGTATGGAGAAATGGCCACTGTACGGACTTGGGTTGAGTTCTACAACGGCATCAAAACGATATATGGATATGAAATTCTAAATGAAGACAACGAACTATGCGTGAGCGGTACGACCACACATGTGGTTGTTGCGAAGGATTCGTTCCGTCCCGTTTCGATGAGAAAAGTTTTTCCCAACTGGGACGAAATCTATGAGCGGAATAAAAAATGA
- a CDS encoding MFS transporter, with protein sequence MKNLRWWFAFLFFIIGLVAYMDRSNIAVVATPMMNDFHIDKVKFGLLNSLFSLGYAVANLPAGALAEKFGARYIVAFAMLWWSIFTMLTASMRSYGLLATVRLLFGVGEGPMYPGNSVFNTYWFRTNEKARASGALLAGSYFGPVIGPIITVAIYHAWGWHAVFYVFGVVGLIVTVIWFFLGRNKPEDHPSISSEELAHIQAGRSVQTEIKKAAPWGELLKNPRFWLFALQYFVTIYVVTMFLVWLPTYLHEAHHLSVAKSGVEAASPWLAIFFVVLFGGAISDRMIKAGKSRMKARGGLAIGGFVVFVIAMFLAAHTSSAAANVLWLTVSLGALGLPVVTSWATALDLGNQFSGSVSGWMNFWGNVGAFLSPLVCGWLAQTVGWNAALLINIVPVLIAIIMWFGVRPDRPLLDDSESTSTVPKEFKAATRG encoded by the coding sequence TTGAAAAACCTTCGTTGGTGGTTTGCATTTTTATTTTTTATCATTGGGCTGGTTGCCTATATGGATCGCTCGAACATAGCCGTTGTCGCCACACCGATGATGAACGATTTTCACATCGACAAAGTGAAGTTCGGACTTCTTAACTCTTTGTTTTCGCTAGGATACGCGGTGGCCAATTTGCCGGCAGGCGCCCTTGCCGAGAAATTCGGCGCTCGTTATATTGTCGCATTCGCCATGCTCTGGTGGTCCATTTTTACCATGTTGACCGCTTCTATGCGTAGCTACGGATTGCTTGCCACAGTGCGACTTCTGTTTGGGGTGGGTGAAGGCCCTATGTACCCTGGAAACTCTGTGTTTAATACGTATTGGTTCCGCACAAATGAAAAGGCGAGGGCGTCCGGCGCGTTGCTCGCTGGGTCGTATTTCGGTCCCGTCATCGGTCCCATCATCACCGTAGCGATTTATCACGCTTGGGGATGGCATGCGGTCTTCTACGTGTTCGGTGTTGTAGGACTGATTGTGACCGTCATTTGGTTTTTTCTTGGTCGCAACAAACCGGAAGATCATCCAAGCATCAGTTCAGAAGAACTGGCCCACATTCAAGCAGGACGTTCTGTTCAAACGGAAATTAAAAAAGCAGCTCCTTGGGGAGAATTGCTCAAAAATCCACGTTTTTGGCTGTTCGCGTTGCAATATTTCGTCACCATCTATGTAGTCACAATGTTTCTCGTTTGGCTCCCTACCTACTTGCACGAAGCCCATCATTTGTCGGTCGCAAAGTCTGGTGTTGAAGCGGCATCGCCCTGGCTTGCCATTTTCTTTGTCGTTCTATTCGGCGGTGCCATTTCCGACCGCATGATCAAAGCCGGCAAGTCTCGAATGAAAGCGCGCGGTGGTCTCGCAATTGGCGGTTTTGTCGTTTTCGTGATTGCCATGTTTCTAGCTGCACACACAAGTAGCGCTGCCGCAAACGTGCTTTGGTTAACCGTCTCCCTCGGTGCGTTAGGTCTGCCTGTCGTGACATCGTGGGCTACCGCCCTGGATCTTGGCAATCAATTTTCGGGTTCTGTTTCCGGTTGGATGAATTTCTGGGGTAATGTCGGTGCCTTCTTGTCCCCGCTTGTCTGTGGTTGGCTAGCACAAACGGTAGGTTGGAACGCCGCGCTCCTGATCAATATCGTGCCTGTACTTATCGCCATTATCATGTGGTTTGGTGTTCGTCCGGACAGACCATTGCTTGACGACAGTGAGAGTACAAGTACTGTTCCAAAAGAATTTAAAGCTGCTACTAGGGGATAG
- a CDS encoding carbon-nitrogen family hydrolase: MKIAVCQMPIVQGDREKNRKTAEQMLTEAAKCGANVIALPEMWTSGYDFQNLSLHEESLNGETALFLSAQAKKFGVWLIGGSHPVRYPDGVRNTSLTFDPNGTLQNTYSKIHLIGLMNEDKYLVPGDHFDVFSLGGESAAVEICYDVRFTELSRSYALMGAKILFIPAEFPVQREDHWVTLLRARAIENQMYVVGINAVGKNDNDTFKGKSMIIDPWGQTLAVGCDSREILTADVDLSNVSEIRQMIPVFKDRKPEYYKIDK, from the coding sequence GTGAAAATTGCCGTCTGCCAAATGCCCATCGTCCAGGGGGACCGCGAGAAGAACCGCAAAACAGCAGAACAAATGCTTACTGAAGCTGCAAAGTGCGGCGCAAACGTTATCGCGTTGCCTGAGATGTGGACAAGTGGATATGATTTTCAAAACCTCTCTTTGCATGAAGAATCTTTAAACGGGGAAACAGCTCTCTTTTTATCGGCGCAAGCGAAGAAATTTGGCGTCTGGCTGATTGGTGGTTCTCACCCGGTTCGCTACCCAGACGGTGTCCGTAACACTTCGCTCACGTTTGATCCAAACGGAACACTGCAGAACACATACAGCAAAATTCATCTCATCGGACTCATGAACGAAGACAAATACCTCGTTCCAGGTGATCATTTTGACGTGTTTTCCCTGGGTGGTGAGTCTGCCGCCGTTGAAATATGCTACGATGTTCGATTTACCGAACTCTCCCGTAGTTACGCACTGATGGGTGCGAAAATCCTGTTTATTCCAGCGGAATTCCCAGTCCAGCGGGAAGATCACTGGGTGACTTTACTGCGCGCTCGGGCGATTGAAAACCAGATGTACGTCGTTGGCATCAATGCTGTCGGGAAAAACGACAACGACACGTTTAAAGGAAAATCGATGATCATCGACCCGTGGGGACAAACGCTCGCGGTGGGCTGTGATTCGAGGGAGATTTTGACCGCTGATGTTGACCTATCCAATGTTAGTGAGATCCGTCAAATGATCCCCGTGTTCAAAGATCGGAAGCCAGAATATTACAAAATTGATAAATAG
- a CDS encoding DUF2848 family protein encodes MYTLGFLLPSGQALDFRVDKAICVGYSGRNQDMVKQHIEELAHEGIAPPPSVPMVYPVSDILVTQNAAIDVLGEKTSGEVEFVLLVGPSGTYVTVGSDHTDRELEAYSIPYAKQATPKPVATQVWPLDEVIDHWDELELICEIKGENGWETYQKGSISAVLHPNQVVQFVQQNGAFSQLGTVLFCGTVPISSGSFRFEKHFRLFLHDPLRARTIVHEYTVRNVAQHGGEQE; translated from the coding sequence ATGTATACATTGGGTTTTCTCTTGCCGAGCGGCCAAGCTTTGGATTTTCGTGTCGACAAGGCGATATGTGTAGGGTATTCGGGGAGAAACCAGGACATGGTGAAGCAACACATTGAGGAGCTGGCCCACGAAGGTATTGCGCCTCCACCGTCCGTCCCGATGGTTTATCCGGTCAGCGACATCCTCGTTACCCAAAACGCAGCCATTGACGTCCTTGGCGAAAAGACGTCTGGCGAAGTCGAGTTTGTCCTCTTAGTGGGGCCTTCTGGGACATATGTGACCGTCGGATCTGATCACACAGATCGGGAACTCGAAGCGTACAGCATTCCTTATGCAAAACAAGCTACGCCAAAGCCTGTCGCTACGCAGGTTTGGCCATTGGACGAAGTCATTGACCACTGGGATGAACTCGAGCTCATATGTGAAATCAAGGGCGAAAACGGTTGGGAGACCTATCAAAAAGGTAGTATATCCGCAGTCCTGCATCCTAACCAAGTAGTCCAATTTGTCCAACAAAACGGTGCATTCAGCCAACTCGGAACAGTTTTGTTTTGCGGCACTGTCCCAATTTCATCCGGCAGTTTTCGTTTCGAGAAGCACTTCCGGCTTTTCCTCCATGACCCACTACGGGCAAGAACCATCGTCCATGAATACACCGTGCGCAACGTCGCACAACACGGAGGCGAACAAGAGTGA
- a CDS encoding GntR family transcriptional regulator, whose translation MATQRRTTAKERAYQYLKACIIDETFKQDSFLTEEEVAQNLGISRTPVREAFLLLEAEGFVNLFPQRGAYIPTISIRDMQEVMETRELIELFSIDRLMANVDAVRGMKQLIQEQEQLLEEGDIQQFIDCDSEFHNAIVSASGNHLLMEIYSGLNDKMLRMGVKAVMSSSERMRQVILEHQAILRAVEAGEEIRLRAAIISHLETTLSVLLKHKV comes from the coding sequence ATGGCAACACAAAGGCGCACGACGGCCAAAGAGCGGGCCTATCAATACCTCAAGGCCTGCATCATTGACGAGACCTTCAAACAAGATAGCTTCCTGACGGAGGAAGAGGTTGCACAGAACTTAGGTATCAGTCGGACGCCGGTCCGGGAGGCCTTTCTCCTGTTGGAGGCAGAGGGGTTTGTAAATCTGTTCCCGCAACGCGGCGCCTATATTCCAACGATTTCTATCCGGGATATGCAAGAGGTTATGGAGACTCGGGAACTCATCGAATTGTTTTCCATAGATAGACTGATGGCTAACGTCGATGCCGTACGGGGGATGAAGCAGCTCATTCAGGAACAGGAACAGTTGCTGGAAGAGGGAGATATTCAGCAATTCATTGATTGTGATAGTGAGTTTCACAACGCGATTGTCTCGGCATCTGGAAATCATCTCTTAATGGAAATTTACAGTGGGTTGAATGACAAAATGCTGCGGATGGGTGTAAAGGCGGTTATGTCCTCATCTGAGCGCATGCGTCAGGTCATCTTAGAGCATCAAGCGATTCTGCGTGCTGTAGAAGCCGGAGAAGAAATCCGATTACGTGCAGCCATCATCAGCCATTTGGAAACGACGTTGTCGGTCTTGTTGAAACACAAGGTATAG
- a CDS encoding SRPBCC domain-containing protein, which yields MERNRIEREIFITAPLDRVWSLVNEPAWWVGDAPGPNQVHVDGNRVLAETKYGNFPVVIERVDAPTYIACRWASSFPGEEPREGNSTLVEFTLIPEAGGTRLRVVESGFASLDASENGRHQAFDENTKGWSIQLDVLRQHAEELSV from the coding sequence GTGGAACGGAATCGGATCGAACGAGAGATCTTTATTACCGCACCGTTGGACAGGGTGTGGTCGTTAGTCAATGAACCAGCATGGTGGGTTGGCGACGCGCCAGGGCCAAATCAGGTGCACGTGGATGGAAATCGGGTATTGGCGGAGACAAAGTACGGGAACTTTCCGGTGGTCATAGAACGCGTTGACGCACCGACCTACATTGCTTGCCGGTGGGCAAGCTCGTTTCCTGGTGAGGAACCAAGGGAAGGGAACTCCACATTGGTTGAGTTTACCTTGATCCCGGAGGCTGGCGGAACTCGGCTGCGTGTTGTGGAAAGTGGCTTTGCGAGCCTCGACGCATCAGAAAACGGGCGTCATCAGGCATTCGATGAAAACACCAAAGGATGGTCTATACAACTAGATGTGTTGCGGCAACACGCGGAAGAGTTGTCGGTGTGA